The Listeria cossartiae subsp. cossartiae genome includes a region encoding these proteins:
- the rnc gene encoding ribonuclease III encodes MNQWEELQESVGFDFKDVELLKQAFTHSSYVNEHRRENVKDNERLEFLGDAVLELTVSDYLFNKYPEMAEGHMTKMRAAIVCEPSLVEFAEAVHFSKYVRLGKGEEKAGGRTRPALLADVFESFIGALYLDNGIDKVVTFLERVIFPKIDAGAYLQTVDYKTQLQEIVQRDRDVLIEYDILGETGPAHNKAFDAQVIVNGQVLGKGSGRTKKQAEQSAAQFAINQLTHR; translated from the coding sequence ATGAATCAATGGGAAGAGTTACAAGAAAGCGTTGGATTCGATTTTAAAGATGTAGAATTATTAAAACAAGCATTTACACATTCCTCGTACGTCAACGAACACCGCCGGGAAAATGTGAAAGATAATGAACGCCTCGAATTTTTGGGTGATGCCGTGCTAGAACTAACTGTATCGGATTATCTTTTTAATAAATATCCAGAAATGGCAGAAGGACACATGACAAAAATGCGCGCAGCAATTGTTTGTGAGCCTTCTTTAGTTGAGTTTGCAGAAGCAGTCCACTTTTCCAAATACGTTCGACTTGGTAAAGGGGAAGAAAAAGCAGGCGGGAGAACTCGTCCAGCGCTTCTGGCGGATGTATTTGAATCATTTATCGGCGCGCTTTATTTAGATAATGGTATCGATAAGGTCGTGACATTTTTAGAACGCGTTATTTTTCCGAAGATTGATGCAGGAGCTTATCTACAAACCGTTGATTATAAAACGCAACTGCAAGAAATTGTTCAACGGGACCGCGATGTTTTGATCGAATATGACATCCTTGGCGAAACAGGGCCAGCGCACAATAAAGCATTCGATGCGCAAGTAATTGTTAACGGACAAGTACTTGGAAAAGGCAGCGGTAGAACAAAAAAACAAGCGGAACAAAGTGCGGCACAATTTGCTATTAACCAACTAACACACAGATAA
- a CDS encoding acyl carrier protein: MAEVLEKVTKIIVDRLGVEESKVTLEASFKEDLGADSLDVVELVMELEDEFGVEISDGDAENINTVGDAVKYIEANA, encoded by the coding sequence ATGGCAGAAGTATTAGAAAAAGTTACAAAAATCATCGTAGACCGTTTAGGTGTCGAGGAATCCAAAGTAACTTTAGAAGCTTCCTTCAAAGAAGATCTAGGTGCTGATTCCCTAGATGTTGTTGAATTAGTAATGGAACTTGAAGACGAGTTCGGAGTTGAAATCTCTGATGGCGACGCTGAAAACATTAACACAGTTGGTGATGCAGTGAAGTACATAGAGGCAAACGCATAA
- the fabG gene encoding 3-oxoacyl-[acyl-carrier-protein] reductase, with amino-acid sequence MTLQGKVAVVTGGSRGIGRDIAIHLAKEGANIFFNYNGSPEAAEETAKLVAEHGVEVEAMKANVAIAEDVDAFFKQAIERFGRVDILVNNAGVTRDNLLMRMKEEEWDDVININLKGTFLCTKAVTRTMMKQRAGKIINMASVVGLIGNAGQANYVASKAGVIGLTKTTARELAPRGINVNAVAPGFITTEMTDKLDEKTKEAMLAQIPLGAYGTTEDIANAVLFLASDASKYITGQTLSVDGGMVM; translated from the coding sequence ATGACTTTACAAGGCAAAGTAGCAGTAGTAACAGGTGGCTCACGCGGAATTGGTCGTGACATTGCCATTCATTTAGCCAAAGAAGGCGCGAATATTTTCTTCAATTACAATGGTAGCCCAGAAGCAGCAGAAGAAACAGCGAAACTGGTTGCCGAACATGGCGTGGAAGTAGAAGCAATGAAAGCCAACGTAGCCATTGCGGAAGACGTGGATGCGTTTTTCAAACAAGCAATAGAACGTTTTGGCCGTGTGGATATTTTAGTGAATAATGCGGGAGTTACGCGCGATAATCTGTTAATGCGTATGAAAGAAGAAGAATGGGACGATGTGATTAATATCAACCTAAAAGGAACTTTCCTTTGCACTAAAGCAGTGACGCGTACGATGATGAAACAACGCGCTGGTAAAATTATTAATATGGCCTCTGTGGTTGGCTTAATTGGTAACGCTGGTCAAGCGAACTATGTAGCAAGTAAAGCTGGTGTTATCGGCCTTACAAAAACAACGGCTCGTGAACTTGCGCCACGTGGAATTAACGTGAATGCTGTCGCTCCAGGTTTCATTACCACTGAAATGACCGACAAATTAGACGAGAAGACAAAAGAAGCAATGTTAGCGCAAATCCCGCTAGGTGCTTATGGAACGACAGAAGATATTGCAAATGCAGTTCTTTTCTTAGCAAGTGATGCTTCGAAGTATATTACTGGTCAAACACTATCCGTTGATGGCGGAATGGTGATGTAA
- the fabD gene encoding ACP S-malonyltransferase, translating into MTKIAFVFPGQGAQKIGMGQDVAAEYPEAKKIYDDADERLGFSITDVITEGPIELLTKSENAQPALVSTSVAILRALETFGVKADYVAGHSLGEYSALVAGGFLEASDAIYLVRKRGELMEAAVPNGAGAMAAVLGVDRATLKTITEEVTSEGDAVQLANLNCPGQIVISGTTTGVEKAGEKAKASGAKRVLPLAVSGPFHSSLMEPAALAFRDILAEVTISDGNIPVVNNVDAKQTTDKTEISDKLIKQIYSPVLWEDIVEELIKNGVDTFVEIGSGKVLAGLIKKINRDVTVLSAGDVESVKSVAATLKGE; encoded by the coding sequence ATGACTAAAATCGCATTCGTATTTCCCGGTCAAGGAGCACAAAAAATTGGCATGGGGCAAGATGTAGCAGCAGAATATCCCGAAGCAAAAAAAATCTATGATGATGCTGACGAAAGATTAGGTTTCTCAATCACAGACGTTATTACAGAAGGACCAATCGAACTATTAACAAAATCTGAAAACGCACAACCAGCGCTTGTTTCCACAAGTGTAGCGATTTTACGTGCATTAGAAACATTCGGCGTCAAAGCTGATTACGTAGCAGGACACAGTCTTGGTGAATATAGCGCGCTTGTTGCAGGTGGCTTTTTAGAAGCAAGTGATGCGATTTACCTTGTGCGTAAACGCGGCGAATTAATGGAAGCAGCTGTTCCAAATGGTGCCGGCGCAATGGCTGCCGTTCTTGGCGTAGATCGTGCGACATTAAAAACAATCACTGAAGAAGTAACTAGCGAAGGCGACGCAGTACAACTTGCGAACCTTAACTGCCCCGGACAAATCGTTATTTCCGGTACAACTACGGGCGTTGAAAAAGCAGGTGAAAAAGCCAAAGCAAGCGGCGCAAAACGTGTATTACCACTTGCGGTTAGCGGGCCTTTCCACTCTAGCTTAATGGAACCAGCCGCACTTGCTTTCCGTGATATTTTAGCAGAAGTAACCATTTCTGATGGTAACATTCCAGTTGTTAACAATGTCGATGCGAAACAAACAACAGATAAAACCGAGATTAGCGATAAACTAATCAAACAAATTTACTCCCCAGTATTATGGGAAGATATCGTCGAAGAACTTATTAAAAATGGCGTAGACACATTTGTAGAAATTGGTTCTGGAAAAGTGTTAGCTGGTTTAATTAAAAAAATCAATCGTGATGTAACGGTACTGTCCGCTGGTGATGTGGAATCAGTGAAAAGCGTTGCGGCGACTTTGAAAGGAGAATAA
- the plsX gene encoding phosphate acyltransferase PlsX — translation MKIAVDAMGGDHAPKEIVLGVMQAVAQYKDIEILLFGDETKINEYLTDKTRVKIIHTDEKIESDDEPVRAVKRKKKASMVLAAQAVKDGEADACISAGNTGALMSTGLFVIGRIKGIDRPALAPTLPTVTGKGFVMLDLGANAEAKPEHLLQFGLMGSVYAEKVRKIDRPRVALLNIGTEETKGNDLTKKAFELMKNQDAYEFIGNIEARDLLMDVADVVVTDGFTGNMVLKSIEGTGAAFLSMLKMSLLNGFKNKVAASFLKKDLMALKAKMDYSEYGGACLFGVQAPVVKAHGSSNANGIFTTIRQVREMVEKQVVETIIAEVDKVKVGGTEAND, via the coding sequence ATGAAAATTGCTGTAGATGCGATGGGTGGAGATCACGCACCAAAAGAAATTGTTTTAGGTGTGATGCAAGCTGTTGCCCAATATAAAGATATCGAAATTCTTCTTTTTGGAGACGAAACAAAAATCAATGAATATTTAACAGATAAAACGCGTGTAAAAATCATACATACTGACGAAAAAATTGAAAGTGATGATGAACCAGTTCGCGCTGTAAAACGGAAGAAAAAAGCTTCTATGGTTCTTGCTGCCCAAGCAGTTAAAGACGGAGAAGCTGACGCGTGTATCTCCGCTGGGAACACAGGCGCATTAATGTCGACTGGACTTTTCGTTATTGGCCGTATTAAAGGTATCGACCGTCCAGCACTTGCTCCAACGCTGCCAACTGTTACTGGAAAAGGCTTCGTAATGCTTGATTTAGGAGCAAATGCCGAAGCAAAACCAGAACATTTACTTCAATTTGGTTTAATGGGCTCGGTTTACGCAGAAAAAGTACGTAAAATCGATCGTCCACGCGTAGCCCTTTTAAATATCGGAACAGAAGAAACAAAAGGTAATGACTTAACGAAAAAAGCATTTGAGCTGATGAAAAATCAAGATGCTTATGAATTTATCGGTAATATTGAAGCGCGTGACTTATTAATGGACGTAGCAGATGTCGTTGTTACAGACGGCTTTACTGGTAATATGGTGCTGAAATCCATCGAAGGAACTGGCGCTGCTTTCCTAAGTATGCTCAAAATGAGTTTACTAAACGGCTTTAAAAATAAAGTTGCAGCAAGCTTCCTGAAAAAAGATTTAATGGCATTAAAAGCAAAAATGGATTACAGCGAATACGGTGGCGCTTGTTTGTTCGGCGTTCAAGCTCCTGTCGTAAAAGCGCACGGTTCATCCAATGCCAATGGTATTTTCACCACCATCCGTCAAGTACGTGAAATGGTTGAAAAACAAGTAGTAGAAACAATTATCGCAGAAGTAGATAAAGTAAAAGTAGGAGGAACAGAAGCAAATGACTAA
- the fapR gene encoding transcription factor FapR encodes MKKYSKKDRQMKLQVAIEENPFITDEQLAEKFGVSVQTIRLDRVALSIPELRERIKHVASVNYADAVKSLPIDEVIGEIIDIQLSKSAISIFDVRSEHVFKRNKIARGHHLFAQANSLATAVIPNELALTTQATVRFVRSVNEGERIIAKAKVRPATDNRAITIVDVKSYVGDEIVLKGKFEMYHATQK; translated from the coding sequence ATGAAAAAATATTCTAAAAAGGATCGTCAAATGAAGCTTCAAGTAGCCATTGAAGAAAATCCTTTCATAACAGATGAGCAGCTTGCAGAAAAATTTGGGGTCAGTGTGCAAACTATCCGTTTAGATAGAGTAGCACTTTCTATCCCCGAACTCAGAGAGCGAATCAAACATGTTGCGAGTGTCAATTATGCCGATGCAGTAAAAAGCCTTCCCATCGATGAAGTGATTGGTGAAATTATTGATATTCAACTTAGCAAGAGCGCCATTTCGATTTTTGATGTGCGAAGTGAGCATGTGTTTAAACGAAATAAAATCGCTCGCGGGCATCATTTATTTGCCCAAGCTAATTCCTTAGCAACCGCAGTCATCCCAAATGAACTAGCTTTAACTACACAAGCAACCGTTCGCTTTGTTCGTTCTGTAAACGAAGGAGAACGCATCATCGCAAAAGCAAAAGTACGTCCGGCAACAGACAACAGAGCCATTACTATAGTAGATGTCAAAAGCTATGTTGGAGATGAAATAGTACTTAAAGGTAAGTTTGAAATGTATCACGCAACGCAAAAATGA
- the recG gene encoding ATP-dependent DNA helicase RecG produces MSELKRIPTTEIKGIGEETAKTLKELGLSTVHDLLWNFPYRYEDYRLRDLSEVAHEERITIQGEVLTEATVAFYGRKKSKLSFRVSTEGQVIKIDFFNQPYLKSKISVGETVTISGKWDKSRAQVTASKIKIGAVESEEELEGVYRLKGTLRNKTMQKYTRLAFDAYSGDIEEVIPVNLLEKYQLMDRLEAVRILHFPKNNEELKQARRRMVYEEFLLFQLKMQFFRKIEREKSGGISINYDVEDLRHYIESLSFPLTKAQKRVVNEICGDMLSHFHMNRLLQGDVGSGKTVVASIAMYAAAKSGFQSALMVPTEILAEQHANSLVELLQPFDITVGLLTSSVKGKQRRELLAMLENGSIDVLIGTHALIQDEVIYHRLGLVITDEQHRFGVAQRRVLREKGEYPDVLFMTATPIPRTLAITAFGEMDVSIIDELPAGRKEIETYWVKHQMLDRVIGFMEKEIEKGHQVYIICPLIEESEKLDVQNAIDVFNILQNKWGTKYIPGLMHGKLLPADKEQIMRDFNDKKIDCLVSTTVVEVGVNVPNATMMVIYDADRFGLAQLHQLRGRVGRGADQSYCILIADPKTEVGKERMMIMSETNDGFVVSERDLELRGPGDFFGRKQSGVPEFKVADMVHDYRVLEIARQDAVHMIFEENMLENQTYEKLVALLEEEGVFTEQKLD; encoded by the coding sequence GTGAGTGAACTTAAACGAATCCCGACAACTGAAATCAAAGGAATTGGTGAAGAAACAGCTAAAACGTTAAAAGAGCTAGGTTTATCGACCGTGCATGATTTGCTTTGGAACTTCCCGTATCGCTACGAAGATTATCGGTTGCGGGATTTATCCGAAGTGGCGCATGAAGAACGGATTACGATTCAAGGCGAAGTGCTCACCGAAGCAACGGTTGCCTTTTACGGTCGCAAAAAATCCAAGCTCTCTTTCCGTGTGTCGACAGAAGGCCAAGTCATCAAAATCGATTTTTTCAACCAACCCTACCTAAAAAGTAAAATTAGTGTTGGCGAAACAGTAACGATTTCGGGCAAATGGGACAAGAGCCGCGCCCAAGTTACAGCCAGCAAAATTAAAATCGGCGCTGTCGAAAGTGAAGAAGAACTAGAAGGCGTTTACCGTCTAAAAGGAACGCTACGCAATAAAACAATGCAAAAATACACTCGGCTCGCTTTTGATGCGTACAGTGGCGATATCGAAGAAGTTATTCCAGTCAATTTGCTGGAGAAATATCAATTAATGGACCGCTTGGAAGCAGTGCGCATCCTTCATTTTCCTAAAAATAACGAGGAATTAAAACAGGCTAGGCGCCGCATGGTTTACGAAGAATTTCTGTTATTCCAATTGAAAATGCAGTTTTTCCGTAAAATTGAACGCGAAAAATCGGGCGGGATTTCGATTAACTATGATGTAGAAGATTTGCGTCATTATATCGAGTCGTTGTCATTCCCGCTAACGAAAGCACAAAAGCGTGTGGTGAATGAAATCTGCGGTGATATGTTATCGCATTTCCATATGAATCGTTTGCTGCAAGGGGATGTTGGCTCGGGGAAAACAGTCGTTGCCTCAATCGCGATGTATGCGGCTGCCAAAAGTGGCTTTCAAAGCGCCTTGATGGTTCCAACCGAAATTTTGGCCGAGCAACATGCTAATTCACTAGTAGAGTTATTACAACCATTTGACATCACGGTGGGCTTGCTTACTAGTAGTGTAAAAGGAAAGCAGCGCAGAGAGCTACTCGCCATGCTTGAAAATGGCTCAATCGATGTTCTAATCGGGACGCATGCCTTAATTCAAGACGAAGTAATTTATCATCGCCTTGGTTTAGTTATTACCGATGAGCAGCACCGATTTGGCGTAGCGCAGCGCCGGGTCCTTCGCGAAAAAGGCGAATATCCGGATGTCTTATTCATGACAGCTACTCCAATTCCTAGAACGCTTGCGATTACAGCATTTGGCGAAATGGATGTGTCGATTATCGATGAACTTCCAGCCGGTCGAAAAGAAATTGAAACTTACTGGGTCAAACATCAAATGCTTGATCGCGTCATCGGCTTTATGGAAAAGGAAATCGAGAAAGGGCACCAAGTTTACATCATTTGCCCGTTGATTGAAGAATCCGAAAAACTCGATGTGCAAAATGCGATAGACGTTTTTAACATTTTACAAAATAAATGGGGTACCAAATATATCCCGGGTCTGATGCACGGCAAACTATTACCAGCAGACAAAGAGCAAATCATGCGCGACTTTAACGACAAAAAAATTGATTGCCTTGTTTCAACCACCGTAGTTGAAGTAGGCGTAAACGTGCCTAATGCTACGATGATGGTCATTTACGATGCCGACCGTTTTGGTTTAGCGCAGTTGCACCAACTAAGAGGCCGGGTTGGACGTGGAGCCGATCAATCATATTGTATTTTAATCGCGGATCCAAAAACCGAGGTTGGTAAAGAACGTATGATGATTATGTCGGAAACCAATGACGGCTTCGTTGTCAGCGAGCGTGACTTGGAACTTCGTGGGCCGGGAGATTTCTTCGGTCGAAAACAAAGTGGTGTTCCAGAATTCAAAGTTGCGGATATGGTTCATGATTACCGCGTACTCGAAATAGCGCGCCAAGATGCCGTTCATATGATCTTTGAAGAAAACATGCTAGAGAACCAAACCTACGAAAAATTAGTAGCACTTCTTGAAGAAGAAGGGGTCTTTACCGAACAAAAACTAGATTAA
- the sdaAA gene encoding L-serine ammonia-lyase, iron-sulfur-dependent, subunit alpha, producing the protein MFRTVAELVDIAERDNLTIAEIMIKREMNISGLPREEITAAMERNLDIMEEAIREGEAGVTSTTGLTGGDAVLMQDYIKKGNFLSGEVLLDSVAKAIATNEVNASMGVICATPTAGSAGVVPGVLFSLKDRLEMTREDMVNFLFTAGAFGYVVANNAFISGAAGGCQAEIGSASAMASAAIVAAAGGTPEQSAHAMAMTMKNMLGLVCDPVAGLVEVPCVKRNALGSSQAIISADMALAGIKSRIPCDEVIEAMHRVGLQMPSSLRETAEGGLAATPTGRAIQRKIFGLSPEDKRE; encoded by the coding sequence ATGTTTAGAACTGTAGCAGAATTAGTAGATATCGCTGAACGCGACAACCTAACTATTGCTGAAATTATGATTAAGCGTGAAATGAATATTTCTGGTTTACCGCGGGAAGAAATAACGGCTGCGATGGAACGGAATTTAGATATTATGGAAGAAGCCATTCGCGAAGGCGAGGCTGGTGTTACTTCTACAACTGGTTTAACAGGCGGAGATGCCGTCCTAATGCAAGACTATATCAAAAAAGGAAACTTCCTATCCGGTGAAGTTTTACTTGATTCTGTCGCAAAAGCAATCGCAACCAATGAAGTCAATGCTTCGATGGGTGTCATTTGCGCAACACCAACTGCGGGAAGCGCGGGGGTTGTACCAGGCGTACTTTTTTCCTTGAAAGATCGTTTGGAAATGACACGAGAGGATATGGTGAACTTTTTATTCACAGCAGGTGCCTTTGGGTATGTTGTTGCGAATAATGCTTTTATAAGCGGGGCAGCAGGTGGTTGTCAGGCGGAAATTGGCTCAGCAAGTGCGATGGCGTCAGCAGCAATTGTAGCAGCAGCCGGTGGAACCCCCGAACAATCCGCGCACGCGATGGCAATGACGATGAAAAATATGCTTGGACTTGTGTGTGATCCTGTGGCGGGACTTGTAGAAGTACCATGCGTCAAACGTAATGCACTTGGTTCTTCGCAAGCAATTATTTCAGCTGATATGGCGCTAGCGGGTATTAAGAGCCGCATCCCATGTGATGAAGTCATTGAAGCAATGCACCGCGTAGGTTTACAAATGCCAAGCTCATTACGAGAAACGGCAGAAGGAGGATTGGCGGCTACACCGACTGGACGTGCAATTCAGCGGAAGATTTTTGGGCTGTCGCCAGAAGACAAGCGTGAGTGA
- the sdaAB gene encoding L-serine ammonia-lyase, iron-sulfur-dependent subunit beta → MKFNSVFDIIGPVMIGPSSSHTAGASRIGAIARAVFNEQPSQVDIHLYGSFAKTYKGHGTDVALIGGLLGFEPDDPRMKESPQLAEDWGMRIQFIEEVEEPPHPNTVKLVLKHGMQQMTLIGASIGGGKVEIIRLNEFELEFTGTAPAILILHQDKFGAIAAVSSVIADHKINIGQMKVSRKVKGDEALMVIEVDQQVEQALISKIAELPGIYQVASVMI, encoded by the coding sequence GTGAAATTTAATAGCGTGTTTGATATTATTGGCCCAGTGATGATTGGTCCATCAAGTTCTCATACTGCCGGTGCTAGTCGGATTGGTGCCATTGCGCGAGCTGTTTTTAATGAACAACCATCCCAAGTAGATATTCATTTATATGGTTCTTTTGCTAAAACGTATAAAGGTCACGGGACAGATGTGGCGCTGATTGGTGGATTGCTCGGTTTTGAGCCAGATGATCCACGCATGAAAGAATCGCCGCAACTGGCCGAAGATTGGGGCATGCGCATCCAGTTTATTGAAGAAGTGGAAGAGCCGCCTCATCCGAACACAGTAAAATTAGTGCTCAAACATGGTATGCAACAAATGACTTTAATTGGCGCATCGATTGGTGGCGGAAAAGTAGAAATTATTCGCTTGAACGAATTCGAACTAGAATTCACTGGAACTGCTCCAGCTATCCTTATTTTACATCAAGACAAATTTGGCGCGATTGCTGCAGTATCTTCCGTGATTGCCGACCATAAAATTAATATCGGTCAAATGAAAGTATCCCGTAAAGTAAAAGGCGACGAAGCGTTAATGGTCATTGAAGTAGACCAACAAGTCGAACAAGCTTTAATTAGCAAAATTGCTGAATTACCAGGGATATATCAAGTAGCAAGTGTCATGATTTAA